CTTCATTTCTTATTCTTTTACCTATTGTCGTTACAACATCTTGCCGTTTATTCAATGTAGAATCTCACTACGCATGGAGGTATTCAAAATATGCTATCTCAGTATTTGTCATGTTAGAAATTGATTTTGGCATTGTGTTTTCCCCCTTTTCTTTAATTAGTTGAACGTCACTATATGTGGAGGTATTCAAAATCTGTTGTCTTAGCATTTCTTATTTCAGAAATTTAGAGTTGTGAACCTAGCAATTAAAATAGTAGATGTTATTGTCACTAGCCACTCAAGATTTCTGGTTGATGGCTAAATGCGGTGTGCAACCACTGTTCCAATTGCTAGGCAAGCTGTACAGGCTGCTATACCTACAGGAATGAGAAGCAACATTCGTTATCGTTGTTGTCGGTCAGGCAAGGAGCATTGGTCACCAACCAAAGCAAGCAATGGCTGTTGTTATATTCCATTAATCCAAGAGTGCTACAATTAATCACTTCAAAACTGTCATTCATCCAGAATCACGCTTTGTATATTTTGCGCTGGAACATACATGTTTTGGTTATCTTCCGGTATATCAGTAATGTATGGGTGGCAATGGACGTTGCTTAAGCGATATTGATAGCATTATCTTAATATTTGCATACCTTCTACTTGTCTTTTGTGTTTATGTGTTCAAAGTTTAGAACTATTTGCTCTTGGATCTACTATAAAAATATTGAACTGCAAGTTTCATCATTAAGCTAGTGGATACAAAACTAGCGTTTGTCTATCGGATACTGTGCATGTTCTCTGATTCTTGCCTCATTGAGTTATACTGATGatacaattattattttttgttatttttctgaTTCAGACCTCGGTCGCATTTACCAGCTTGGTAGTTGCAGCTATTCCAACTCTTCTTGTAAGTCAATTTATCATGATCTCCTCGGTATGTGTTAAATGCTAGAGATACTAAAACAACTATGATAAGTTACATGAACTCTTCGATTAAGATGCTTGTGTCAGATCATCATCAATATTttgtatgcttttttttttaattgctaAGTTTGTTGGCATATTTTGGATATGGTGCTTCAAGTTTTTAGACATGAATCATCATTTCAAAATATTATGTAAATCTCGAACTCCAATTTCTAAATTGTTTTAAAGGATGAAAATGATACAAAAATTAATAGATATTTTTTTGGACTATTTATGTAGGTATAGGTTTGAATGGTTTACAACTGAAATTATCTGACACATACCAATCTATTCTTCCCTCATATCATGATGTAGAGTTTATTATTATCCCACTCAAATTCCTGTTCTCACAAGGGCATGATTAACAGAATTTAGTCTTACCCAATGATGTAGGACTATTGGATAAAAGTTGTTAAACACTCAAGTAAAGGGTCATTGGATCAGTTGATTCTTTGTCTGATTCAGACAACCTAGATCCAAATTGGTGAATGATAAtttctcttttctttgttttGCTCTTAACATTTGGAAATGGTAAAAGCTTGGTGGAATCAAGCAGAACTAGGGAGAAAAAACTTTGAATCAACTGGAATTGATTAGAGTCAGTTGATCCATGCTGTCTGACCATAGAAAGAGGAAGTGGGAGTAATGGAAAAGAAACTCTCATCTGTAGTTTTTTGCTTCTGTTCTTTTCAATGGCGATGAGGGTGAGTGGCGTCATTGACCTGGTAGACTTATATAAGAGGAAGACGCACAAAGGTATCAGTTTGACGAAGTGGTGATTGCTGCTGTGCGGATACATGCTGCTATTGCTTTGCACAGCTCGAGCATAGATGATAGAAGAGGGTTAGGGAGGACAAAAGAAAATAGAATCAGAGAGAGTTGAAGGGGTCATAAGGTCCTTTTGACACATTACTGAAGTTGATCATGGATTCAAATACCTGCCCTATATTAGAACACAGTACATGACACGTTGAACATTATTCATGTATTCTTTTGATAGGAACTAAATATACCAATTTGACACACTCTATAGACATGGACCAGTGTTTAAGTTCTTgctcaagaaaatacaaacaattcgcATCCTTCAACCAAAAACAGAAAAAAATTGGTGCACAGATGCCACCAACAAACTGTCCCTCATGTGGACCCATGAAGTATTTATACAACTGTCATGTTAAAATTAGATAGCCAGGCTTATTCAAGAATTTGTCTAGATTTTCCGAAAGCATGTTGCATCTTGTGATGGGCCTTTATTTCTGGTTCTGTAGGCAATGCGGAGAACTGCAACATCTCTAGCAAGATTAGCAGATACTGCAACAGAGGAGCTCCCTAGTACCATGGCTGCAATAAGACTATCAGGCATGGAGATTAGTGATCTTACTCTGGAGTTGAGTGATTTAAGGTACGCAAGCATATAAATAGAAATAATGGGGAGATAGCAGGAACAAAGATATATGCATTAACATACAAGTTagtttaatttgagaaagaaagatAAGATAAGGTGATCTATCCTCTTTACAGATTGTCTTCACAGTTTGCAGAAGTATGGCCATCTGTGACATGCTCCTTTTTGTTATTCACTTCTGAAGGAACATGAAAACCCACATTTTTAGTATGGAGGCAATGATATTCTTGTTCTGTGCAATTGCATGAATTAACTAGTGATGAGTACAGCTTCAGCTTCAGCTCTTCAAAAGAGCTAGGCATTCTTTTCATCGATCCATTGTAAGAATGTTATTATGGTGGACAGATATATTTGTTTGTATTTGATTTCTGTTACTAAAAGGCAAGTTAAGTTGATACCAGAGTTTCAGACACAAGAATTGGAGTTCAGAGAAGTTTAACTTCTCAATTtgttataatttagaaattttattttattttatcatccTTTTCATCTCAAAGAAATCATTGAGGATTTGTGCACTAAAATCCTCAGGTATAGATTAAATATAAGAAGTCTAATTTATAGGAACAGTAATTTATGGACAACAATTTGATATATCCATGGCCACTCCAGTGGTCCACAACTCCACATAAAAATTGTCTATTGACATATAGAGGTGGTAAAAGCCATGTCCGGTTTGGGTCTAGGTcggttatgtatatatatatatatgtgtgtgtgtgtgtgtgtgtgtatcagTAATCCAATCTTAAGAAAAAGATAATGAAGTGTTTGCATCTAAGAATAAAGAAGTATCAGCTTATGTTTTTGGTGATCCAGCCAAGAAATATCTGATGGCATCAGCAAATCTGCACAAGCTGTGCAGGCCGCAGAAGCTGGAATCCGGCAGATTGGTGCTTTAGCTAGGTGCCAAACTGTTTGTaagttgatttcattaaaagaaaattCTGATGCAGATGTTCCTTTGAGCTTATTTGTTTCTAACTATAAATTTCTTGATTGTGTTTACATACAGCAATGATAGAAGAAAGAGCAAATTTGCCCAATATTTCTCTGAAACCCATGGTAGCCGGGGCTGCAAGGAAAACTTCTCATGTTGTTGGCAAGGCTAAGAAAacttttatgaatattatttctggGGGGGAGCATAGCCAAAAGAGTGAAGACATGTCTGACAAGGTGGAGATTTGAGCCCACATATTCTTGGAAATATTGCCAGATCTTTGAAGTATTCACGAGCCATTATCTTCAACTGTTACATGCGGCAGATTGCATCATTCACCAATTCTATATCCTCACTCCAAAAATCTCAACCTTAGTTAACAGGTTCACAATTAACACAAACATCATAGGGTGTCACCCAACATGTATGTAAAACATGAGTTTTCTACTATATTCTGTCGTGATCAGTCTCTAGGTGTACTCACTAGTACTTTTGTCCCAATTTTAAGATTTCCTATTTGAGCATTGCTAATATAAGTAGGGTTTGCAAGCCATTTGTGACT
The DNA window shown above is from Musa acuminata AAA Group cultivar baxijiao chromosome BXJ2-4, Cavendish_Baxijiao_AAA, whole genome shotgun sequence and carries:
- the LOC135610141 gene encoding uncharacterized protein LOC135610141, producing the protein MLLRQSPLIASPNPCPIPRNPRSYPISRILFSRCCFGTLRDRSLPSLQCCASKGSDAAAVEAVTEVEVAVGEAESREAGGAGSAGVSVGIGSPALTAGLGLYRMSLGDQAFFLLAFIACTTSVAFTSLVVAAIPTLLAMRRTATSLARLADTATEELPSTMAAIRLSGMEISDLTLELSDLSQEISDGISKSAQAVQAAEAGIRQIGALARCQTVSMIEERANLPNISLKPMVAGAARKTSHVVGKAKKTFMNIISGGEHSQKSEDMSDKVEI